A genomic stretch from Bos javanicus breed banteng chromosome 29, ARS-OSU_banteng_1.0, whole genome shotgun sequence includes:
- the LOC133240925 gene encoding tripartite motif-containing protein 64-like has translation MDSDTLQVFQSELTCSICMNCFLDPITIDCGHSFCRPCLSLCWEEGQSPRSCPECRGIEERPDFQTNIVLKSLASLARQARADHDHSSEEQICVTHQEAKGLFCEADQTLLCGPCSERPEHAAHSHSPIHKAAEESREKFLKRMSSLWKMREEMQLILNQEAKKTRSFKKYVTLRKVMIKFEYQRRHPLLQEEKKLHLEALKKEAKEICLQLKESVFRMTQYIERLREMYRELTEMCHKLDTELLQVRKEGQTYLAQMQTPQPVNPELTCWPVAGILDTLNNFRVDNVLTQTTIHHLSLDDASVMSGDDPQGMSRQLDGGESFVAWGAQAFTSGRHYWELDVTHFSNWILGVSKDILTSDTIIHINYEEAFLLFSEKVNDQYSLFTNSPPLVQFVKRPLGKIGVFLDYDNGAVSFYDVSRGSLIHSFLPSSISSPLKPFLCLRSPRIF, from the exons ATGGATTCAGACACACTGCAAGTCTTCCAGAGTGAACTCACCTGCTCCATCTGCATGAACTGCTTCCTAGACCCCATCACCATAGACTGTGGGCACAGCTTCTGCCGTCCCTGTCTGAGCCTTTGTTGGGAAGAAGGCCAGTCTCCAAGGAGCTGCCCTGAGTGCAGGGGAATAGAAGAGAGGCCTGATTTCCAAACCAATATTGTACTCAAGAGTCTGGCCTCCCTTGCCAGACAGGCCAGAGCTGACCACGACCACAGCTCTGAGGAGCAGATCTGTGTGACACACCAGGAAGCCAAAGGCCTCTTCTGTGAGGCTGACCAGACCCTGCTCTGTGGGCCCTGCTCTGAACGCCCTGAGCACGCAGCTCACAGCCACAGTCCGATACACAAGGCTGCTGAGGAATCCCGG gaaaaatttttgaaaagaatgaGCTCTTTatggaaaatgagagaagaaatgcAACTCATTCTGAATCAGGAAGCTAAAAAAACTCGGTCATTTAAG AAATATGTGACCCTAAGGAAGGTGATGATTAAATTTGAATATCAGAGGAGGCATCCATTGCTACAGGAGGAGAAGAAACTGCATCTGGAGGCCCTGAAGAAAGAAGCCAAGGAGATTTGTCTACAACTCAAGGAGAGTGTGTTCAGAATGACTCAGTACATAGAAAGACTGAGAGAAATGTACAGAGAGCTGACCGAGATGTGCCATAAGCTGGACACAGAGCTGCTCCAGGTGAGAAAGGAGGGTCA GACCTACTTGGCACAGATGCAGACGCCTCAGCCAGTGAACCCAGAGCTCACTTGTTGGCCTGTTGCTGGAATCCTAGACACTCTGAACAACTTCAGAG TGGATAATGTTCTGACTCAGACAACCATTCACCATCTGAGCCTTGATGATGCAAGTGTGATGTCAGGAGATGACCCCCAGGGCATGTCCAGACAGCTCGATGGTGGGGAGAGCTTTGTGGCCTGGGGAGCTCAGGCTTTCACCTCCGGGAGGCATTACTGGGAGCTGGATGTGACACACTTCTCCAACTGGATTCTGGGGGTCAGTAAAGATATCTTGACAAGTGATACTATTATCCATATTAATTATGAAGAAGcatttcttctattttctgaaaagGTGAATGACCAGTATAGTCTCTTCACCAACTCCCCACCCTTAGTTCAGTTTGTAAAAAGGCCTCTGGGTAAGATTGGAGTTTTTCTGGATTATGACAATGGAGCTGTGAGCTTCTATGATGTTTCCAGAGGATCCCTCATACacagtttccttccttcctccatctcctcccctctGAAGCCTTTCCTTTGCCTTAGGTCTCCAAGAATTTTCTAA